Proteins encoded within one genomic window of Burkholderiaceae bacterium:
- a CDS encoding Oxidoreductase, GMC family produces MEDQQFAYVVIGAGSAGAPLATRLAQRQSGRVLLLEAGASRERDFWVRAPIGIAKIVGDERYVWPFRTEAQSALAGQTIYWPRGRMFGGSSGVNGTIYVRGEAEEYDHWHALGNPGWSYQDVLPYFKRLESTTIGADRWRGRDGPVHISCLDEMPDKLSDAFRAACVVAGVPANDDYNGERCEGVGYLQLNTRNGQRCDTATAYLNGFRLPNLEIASEALATRLLLEGRRAVGVEYEQGGQLKRARAAREVVVAAGPIKSPQLLELSGIGQAERLQALGIPIVHDSPGVGENLVDHAQTRITFEANRPVGLNKIVGNVWRQGLMGIKYIATRRGLMATPAFTIHAMARTARDQELGRQRPSVKIQLAQLSGNARFEETTGGKTGATLDAFSGFSIGCFQLRPASRGYVHIKSADPHAHPIIDPRYLSEEEDQLDAVASVRLARRVAAQRPLAEFIVRETRPSAVTSGDEELLAYIRGSASTSFHPVGTCRMGPDAGAVVDAELKVHGIDSLRVIDSSVMPTLPASNTNSPSIMIGEKGADLMLSTR; encoded by the coding sequence ATGGAAGACCAGCAGTTTGCTTACGTCGTCATCGGCGCCGGTTCGGCCGGCGCACCGCTCGCTACGCGCTTGGCCCAGCGTCAGAGCGGCCGTGTGCTGTTGCTCGAAGCGGGTGCGTCGCGCGAGCGCGATTTTTGGGTACGCGCGCCGATCGGAATCGCGAAGATCGTCGGTGACGAGCGTTATGTCTGGCCGTTCCGTACCGAAGCACAGAGCGCGCTGGCAGGACAGACGATCTACTGGCCGCGCGGCCGCATGTTTGGCGGCAGCAGTGGTGTGAACGGCACCATCTACGTCCGCGGAGAGGCCGAGGAGTACGACCATTGGCACGCTCTCGGCAACCCAGGGTGGAGCTATCAGGACGTGCTGCCTTATTTCAAGCGCCTCGAATCGACCACGATCGGTGCAGACCGCTGGAGGGGGCGCGATGGTCCAGTGCACATCAGTTGCTTGGACGAGATGCCCGACAAGCTATCAGACGCCTTTCGCGCCGCATGCGTCGTTGCGGGTGTCCCCGCGAACGACGATTACAACGGCGAACGCTGTGAAGGCGTCGGTTACCTGCAGCTCAATACTCGCAACGGTCAGCGCTGCGATACCGCAACGGCTTATCTGAACGGCTTTCGCCTGCCCAACCTCGAAATAGCCAGCGAAGCGCTAGCTACGCGCTTGCTTCTGGAAGGCCGCCGCGCAGTGGGCGTGGAGTACGAACAGGGCGGACAATTGAAACGGGCACGGGCGGCACGCGAGGTCGTTGTTGCAGCCGGTCCGATCAAGTCTCCGCAGTTGCTCGAGCTGTCCGGGATTGGACAAGCAGAGCGTCTTCAGGCGTTGGGCATCCCGATCGTGCATGACTCACCCGGCGTCGGCGAAAATCTCGTCGACCACGCTCAAACGCGCATAACCTTTGAAGCCAACCGGCCCGTGGGGCTCAACAAGATTGTCGGCAACGTGTGGCGGCAGGGCCTCATGGGCATCAAGTACATCGCTACGCGACGCGGCCTCATGGCTACCCCGGCGTTTACCATCCATGCGATGGCACGCACGGCGCGTGACCAGGAACTTGGGCGGCAGCGGCCAAGCGTGAAAATCCAACTCGCGCAGCTCAGCGGCAACGCTCGCTTCGAGGAAACAACCGGCGGAAAGACCGGCGCAACGCTAGATGCGTTCTCGGGCTTTTCGATCGGCTGCTTTCAGTTGCGGCCCGCTTCGCGCGGCTATGTACATATCAAGAGCGCCGATCCGCACGCGCATCCGATCATCGATCCGCGCTACCTCAGCGAAGAGGAAGACCAGCTCGACGCGGTGGCGTCGGTACGACTTGCGCGACGGGTGGCCGCACAGCGGCCGTTGGCCGAGTTCATCGTGCGCGAGACGCGGCCAAGCGCCGTAACCAGCGGCGACGAAGAATTGCTTGCATATATCAGGGGGTCGGCATCGACCTCGTTCCATCCGGTCGGCACTTGCCGCATGGGGCCCGACGCCGGCGCCGTGGTCGATGCCGAACTCAAGGTACATGGGATCGATTCGCTGCGCGTCATCGACTCATCTGTGATGCCGACGCTCCCGGCGTCGAACACCAATTCTCCCTCGATCATGATCGGCGAAAAAGGCGCCGACCTCATGCTGTCGACGAGATAA
- a CDS encoding Sulfatase → MPAAARNLLVIMSDEHSPKALGCYGHGVVRTPNLDALAARGTRFSAAYCTSPVCIPARASFAVGKYIHQIGYWDNADAYDGAVPSWHHKLRDRDHEVVSIGKLHFHKPEEDHGFSQEIIPMHVIEGKGDLMGLVRSDLPVRKGAYKMARFAGPGESQYTFYDREIAARAQIWLREAAQRQSDRPWVLFVSFVCPHFPLTAPPEHYYRYYNQDLPLPKLYEPAERPNHPYLVDYRRSFNYDDYFDRETVKKAMAGYYGLCTFLDENVGKVLHALEDAGLADDTRVMYTADHGDNLGTRGLWGKSTMFEETAGVPLIIAGGDIPRGAMIETPVSHVDVYPFILDAVGEQDSTLRDGFPGTSLFDLANGKVPDRNVLVEYHGMGSTTGAFMIRHGRYKYIHYIGYPAQLFDLRVDPEELTDLAQLPEYQAVLEECRMRLRAICDPEIVNHEAKARQAELLAEHGGREAVIARGDLGFTPAPGAVIAFD, encoded by the coding sequence ATGCCTGCCGCCGCCCGCAACCTGCTAGTGATCATGTCCGATGAGCACTCTCCGAAAGCGCTCGGTTGCTACGGCCACGGCGTCGTGCGCACCCCCAATCTCGACGCGCTCGCGGCGCGCGGCACGCGCTTCTCGGCGGCCTACTGCACAAGTCCGGTCTGCATTCCGGCGCGCGCATCATTCGCGGTGGGCAAGTACATTCATCAGATCGGATACTGGGACAACGCCGATGCCTACGACGGCGCGGTCCCGAGCTGGCATCACAAGCTGCGTGACCGCGATCACGAAGTAGTCTCGATCGGCAAACTCCACTTCCACAAACCCGAGGAAGATCACGGCTTCAGCCAGGAAATCATCCCAATGCATGTCATCGAGGGCAAGGGTGACTTGATGGGCCTCGTGCGAAGCGACCTCCCTGTCCGCAAAGGCGCCTACAAGATGGCCCGGTTCGCAGGCCCCGGCGAGAGCCAATACACGTTTTACGACCGCGAGATCGCGGCACGCGCGCAGATCTGGTTGCGAGAAGCAGCCCAACGCCAAAGCGACCGGCCGTGGGTGCTGTTCGTGAGCTTCGTCTGTCCGCACTTCCCGCTCACCGCGCCGCCGGAGCACTACTACCGCTACTACAACCAAGACTTACCGTTACCCAAGCTGTACGAACCAGCCGAACGCCCGAACCACCCCTACCTGGTCGACTACAGGCGCAGCTTCAACTATGACGACTACTTCGACCGCGAGACTGTGAAGAAGGCAATGGCCGGCTACTACGGTCTGTGCACGTTCCTGGACGAGAACGTCGGCAAGGTGCTGCATGCGCTTGAAGATGCCGGGTTGGCCGACGATACACGCGTTATGTACACCGCTGATCATGGCGACAATCTCGGTACGCGCGGCTTGTGGGGCAAGTCCACCATGTTCGAAGAAACGGCTGGTGTGCCGTTGATCATCGCGGGCGGAGACATTCCGCGCGGCGCCATGATCGAAACACCGGTGAGCCACGTTGATGTGTATCCATTCATTCTCGACGCCGTGGGCGAACAGGACTCGACGCTACGCGATGGTTTTCCAGGTACTTCGTTGTTCGACCTCGCGAATGGCAAGGTGCCGGATCGCAACGTGCTCGTCGAATACCACGGCATGGGCTCGACCACCGGAGCATTCATGATTCGCCATGGCCGATACAAATACATTCACTACATTGGATATCCTGCCCAGCTGTTCGATCTGAGGGTCGACCCGGAAGAGCTGACCGACCTCGCCCAACTCCCCGAGTATCAAGCCGTGCTGGAAGAATGCCGGATGCGCCTGCGCGCCATCTGCGACCCCGAAATCGTGAACCACGAGGCCAAAGCACGCCAGGCCGAACTGCTCGCTGAGCATGGTGGCCGCGAAGCCGTGATCGCCCGTGGCGACCTGGGCTTCACCCCCGCGCCGGGCGCCGTTATCGCGTTCGATTGA
- a CDS encoding ABC transporter, ATP-binding protein, with protein sequence MDAQVSTFPATARHRHHSNPGGTLTKIAFQGVSKLYGGHTGSQTLALDRLDLDIKTAEIVTVLGPTGCGKSSTLNLIAGFEEASTGVLRLDGDPIRGPGPDRAVVFQQPSLFPWLNVIDNVTLGVKCRGVPREHYSSRAARLLQEVGLAGFERHYPYQLSGGMQQRVQIARALVAEPKVLLLDEPFGALDSQTRILMQELLLQLWQEYKPTIFFITHDVPEAIFVADRVLVMTQRPGRVKLSVSVRAPKPRSAEFLSSPEFVELQRELLCAIQEEVNPNLVDRRVVARAA encoded by the coding sequence ATGGATGCCCAGGTTTCAACGTTTCCCGCGACGGCCCGCCATCGCCACCACAGCAACCCCGGCGGCACGTTGACAAAGATTGCGTTTCAGGGCGTGAGCAAGCTGTACGGCGGCCACACCGGGAGTCAGACGCTTGCGCTCGATCGGCTCGACCTCGACATCAAGACCGCAGAGATCGTCACCGTACTCGGGCCGACCGGCTGCGGCAAGTCGTCCACCCTCAATCTCATCGCGGGTTTCGAGGAAGCAAGCACCGGCGTTCTGCGGCTGGACGGTGATCCGATCCGCGGCCCGGGGCCGGATCGGGCCGTAGTGTTCCAGCAACCTTCACTCTTCCCGTGGCTCAACGTGATCGACAACGTCACGCTGGGCGTTAAGTGCCGAGGTGTCCCGCGCGAACACTACAGCTCGCGTGCGGCACGGCTGCTGCAAGAAGTCGGCCTTGCCGGGTTCGAGCGCCACTACCCCTACCAGCTCTCCGGCGGCATGCAGCAGCGAGTGCAGATCGCCCGTGCCTTGGTCGCCGAGCCCAAGGTGCTGCTGCTCGACGAACCTTTCGGCGCGCTCGACTCGCAGACGCGCATCCTGATGCAGGAATTGTTGCTGCAGCTTTGGCAAGAATACAAGCCGACCATCTTCTTCATTACGCACGACGTGCCCGAGGCCATTTTCGTCGCCGATCGAGTGCTGGTAATGACGCAGCGGCCCGGGCGGGTCAAGTTGTCGGTGTCGGTGCGTGCGCCCAAGCCGCGCAGCGCGGAGTTCCTGAGCTCACCTGAATTCGTCGAGCTCCAGCGCGAACTGCTATGCGCAATTCAGGAAGAAGTCAATCCCAACCTCGTCGATCGCCGCGTCGTCGCTAGAGCGGCCTGA
- a CDS encoding putative transport system periplasmic protein, producing MFRLISKFLASLASAALLAFTSSASAQSAPLKFNWGLPTADYYAIYVAMDKGLFKEAGLDPQFFYFSSGAPLLAGLKSESLDVITTGLATVFALGQNIPLKLIYWDLDHAAAEGLVVDPKSGIKNYTEIAKAKAIAAPSGTCAQVSMVLIAKKLNIKLSSLNVVNIAPPLYSNAFASGSIQAGIAWSPYSSMLSAAGYPVVSWASEYTPDGGVCPGLTSVRSKFLTQHSDLGVRLVAVYAKAMDMIARNPELGIEALVKHLSVSRDVAKAVFEREFSRIPTLQQQADPTSSYSLTSKEGGLARKLLIASQALAEAGSISAPLSATTIAESIDPTPIQRYLKGERK from the coding sequence ATGTTTAGGCTCATCTCAAAGTTTCTCGCGTCGCTCGCTTCGGCCGCGTTGCTGGCATTCACTTCGAGCGCTTCGGCGCAGAGTGCACCGCTCAAGTTCAACTGGGGGTTGCCGACCGCAGACTACTACGCGATATACGTCGCCATGGACAAGGGCCTGTTCAAGGAGGCCGGCCTTGACCCGCAGTTCTTCTACTTCTCCTCGGGGGCTCCACTCTTGGCTGGGCTCAAAAGCGAAAGTCTCGATGTCATCACGACTGGTTTGGCGACGGTTTTCGCCTTGGGTCAGAACATTCCGCTCAAGCTGATCTACTGGGACCTGGACCATGCTGCTGCCGAGGGGCTTGTGGTCGATCCTAAGAGCGGGATCAAAAACTATACGGAGATCGCCAAGGCAAAAGCGATCGCTGCTCCATCGGGCACCTGTGCACAAGTGTCCATGGTGCTGATCGCCAAGAAGCTCAACATTAAGCTCAGCAGTCTCAACGTCGTCAACATTGCGCCACCGCTATACAGCAACGCGTTTGCCAGTGGTTCCATTCAGGCCGGCATCGCATGGTCACCGTATTCGAGCATGCTGTCTGCGGCAGGCTATCCGGTAGTGAGTTGGGCATCGGAATATACGCCTGATGGCGGCGTGTGTCCCGGTCTCACCAGCGTGCGTTCGAAATTTCTCACGCAGCACTCCGACCTCGGCGTGCGGCTCGTCGCCGTGTACGCCAAGGCCATGGACATGATTGCTAGGAACCCAGAGCTCGGTATTGAGGCGTTGGTGAAGCACCTCTCGGTAAGCCGCGACGTGGCTAAGGCAGTCTTCGAACGCGAGTTCTCGCGCATCCCCACACTGCAGCAGCAGGCCGACCCGACTTCGTCCTACTCGTTGACGTCGAAGGAAGGGGGATTAGCCCGTAAGTTACTCATCGCGAGCCAAGCGCTCGCCGAAGCTGGCTCGATCTCGGCCCCTCTGTCCGCGACCACCATTGCCGAATCCATCGATCCAACGCCGATCCAACGCTATCTGAAAGGGGAACGCAAGTGA
- a CDS encoding ABC transporter, permease protein (cluster 10, nitrate/sulfonate/bicarbonate), whose product MGAEFVNLVETGYKGQPLWWHIGISLFRTLVGFVVGVMLGIPLGLLSGYNPIAGAIVSPVMAFIRPIPPIAFIPMTVLYFGLGETGKIVLIAFTAFNYAFVSAHAGAVSVPIAYYRAAESIGLSKSQTFFRVVLLAAIPQIFTGLKVAMALSWAVVVAAELVGAQAGLGFMISDAAQFFRIPIVFIGIALIGVIGLALNATLTWTENKLVHWKGR is encoded by the coding sequence ATGGGCGCGGAGTTCGTCAACCTCGTGGAGACCGGCTACAAGGGACAGCCGCTGTGGTGGCACATCGGGATCAGCCTATTTCGTACGCTTGTAGGCTTTGTGGTCGGCGTGATGCTGGGCATTCCGCTGGGCCTTCTGAGCGGCTACAACCCCATAGCAGGCGCGATAGTCTCGCCCGTGATGGCGTTCATTAGGCCGATCCCGCCGATCGCCTTTATTCCGATGACCGTGCTGTACTTCGGCCTGGGCGAGACCGGCAAGATTGTGCTGATCGCTTTCACCGCGTTCAACTATGCGTTCGTCAGTGCACATGCTGGCGCGGTGTCAGTGCCCATCGCTTACTACCGCGCGGCTGAATCGATCGGCCTATCGAAGTCGCAGACGTTTTTTCGCGTAGTGCTGCTCGCGGCTATTCCGCAGATCTTCACAGGCTTAAAGGTTGCCATGGCACTGAGCTGGGCGGTTGTCGTAGCGGCTGAACTGGTCGGTGCGCAGGCAGGTCTCGGCTTCATGATCTCCGATGCCGCTCAATTCTTTCGTATTCCCATCGTATTCATCGGTATCGCGCTGATCGGTGTCATTGGTCTTGCGCTCAACGCCACGCTGACGTGGACCGAGAACAAGCTCGTGCACTGGAAGGGGCGTTGA
- a CDS encoding putative aldehyde dehydrogenase yields the protein MEPAIYPQRLSLHVAGEWRGMDGRDTLAVVNPATSREIGRVPVATRADVDDALAAAHAAFPAWSAMSSWQREAVLRRAAALVEERRAHMAQLLTLENGKPLADSHIELDRVVETILWCAEEGKRAYGRILPPRAPLLSQSTIKRAIGPVGAFVPWNFPAVLAARKLAAALAAGCTVVLKSPEETPAVCVELVRAFVDAGLPEGAVNLLCGVPAAISERVIASPIIRKVSFTGSVAVGRLLAAQAGQHLKPATMELGGHAPVVVFDDIDVERAARACAVFKFRNAGQVCLSPSRFYVHASVAGEFAVHFAQIASELKVGDGMANDTQMGPLNNARRLEAAEKFVDDARTKGARVATGGSRIGSEGYFFAPTVLTDVATSSRILSEEPFCPVAPIVEFEHFDEVVERANTLDLALAAYAFTNQLSRAAEFTERIEAGWIGINSFTPSLADAAIGGMKASGLGYEGGPEGLDAYLHARFVSQSSQPV from the coding sequence ATGGAACCAGCGATTTATCCGCAGCGTCTGTCACTGCACGTGGCTGGTGAATGGCGTGGTATGGATGGGCGCGACACGCTGGCCGTCGTCAACCCAGCCACGAGCCGCGAGATCGGTCGCGTGCCGGTGGCGACCCGCGCTGACGTTGACGACGCGCTGGCCGCCGCGCACGCCGCCTTCCCGGCATGGTCGGCCATGAGTTCGTGGCAGCGCGAGGCGGTGCTTAGGCGGGCCGCGGCGCTGGTCGAGGAGCGGCGCGCGCATATGGCACAGCTCTTGACGCTGGAGAATGGTAAGCCCCTGGCCGATTCCCACATCGAACTCGACCGCGTCGTCGAGACCATTCTCTGGTGCGCCGAGGAAGGCAAGCGCGCATATGGGCGCATTCTGCCGCCACGTGCGCCGCTTCTGTCGCAGTCCACGATCAAGCGAGCCATTGGGCCGGTTGGCGCCTTCGTGCCGTGGAACTTCCCGGCGGTGCTGGCCGCGCGAAAGCTAGCGGCGGCGCTGGCGGCCGGCTGCACGGTGGTGCTCAAGTCGCCGGAAGAAACGCCTGCCGTTTGCGTCGAGCTAGTGCGTGCCTTCGTGGATGCGGGGCTACCCGAGGGCGCTGTCAATCTGCTCTGTGGCGTGCCAGCGGCGATCTCCGAACGCGTCATCGCTTCACCGATCATCCGTAAGGTCTCGTTTACGGGCTCGGTCGCCGTGGGCCGACTCCTGGCGGCACAGGCGGGCCAGCATCTGAAGCCGGCGACGATGGAACTCGGAGGTCATGCGCCGGTAGTGGTGTTCGATGACATCGACGTCGAGCGCGCCGCGCGCGCCTGTGCGGTGTTCAAGTTTCGCAATGCCGGCCAAGTCTGCTTGTCGCCGAGTCGCTTCTACGTGCATGCGAGCGTAGCCGGAGAGTTTGCCGTTCACTTTGCTCAAATCGCCAGCGAGCTCAAGGTTGGTGACGGTATGGCGAACGACACCCAGATGGGGCCGCTCAACAACGCGCGCCGACTCGAGGCTGCCGAGAAGTTCGTCGATGACGCGCGGACAAAGGGCGCTCGGGTGGCGACAGGCGGCAGCCGCATTGGGAGCGAGGGCTACTTCTTCGCCCCGACTGTGCTGACTGACGTGGCGACAAGCAGCCGCATCCTGAGCGAGGAGCCTTTTTGCCCAGTCGCGCCGATTGTCGAGTTCGAGCACTTCGATGAGGTCGTCGAGCGCGCCAACACACTCGATTTGGCGCTCGCGGCCTACGCCTTCACCAATCAGCTGAGCCGCGCGGCGGAATTCACCGAACGCATCGAGGCCGGCTGGATCGGCATTAACAGCTTCACTCCATCACTGGCCGACGCCGCGATCGGCGGCATGAAGGCGTCGGGTCTCGGGTACGAGGGCGGGCCCGAAGGCCTCGATGCGTACCTGCATGCGCGCTTCGTTAGCCAGTCCAGTCAACCTGTCTAG
- a CDS encoding Putative dioxygenase — protein MSEIKPLSFQGYNERDVPESDAELTSTNPGTPMGELLRRRWQAVCLSEELTDVPKAIRIMGEDLVAFRDKSGAIGVMHRHCAHRGASLEFGIIAEHGIRCCYHGWHYAVDGTLQNAPCEADPTRLKQTVSQGAYPAFERDGLVFAYMGPPEEKPLFPEFDTFTQPKGTRMVPFSNIYPCNWLQVFENIMDHMHTAVLHNKMVADGVDAATADGVSLEGFDDMPVMQWEATRSGNGIVFIATRRLPEDKVWVRITEMILPNFLQIGSLFPTAARERHGTAGCTRWSVPVDDTHMVIFGYRHFNDVVDPDGFGDVSQCGVDKIDFLVGQVGNRPYEVAQRAPGDWEAICSQRPIAVHAKEHPGGSDVGVYMLRKLLREMVRGKTQPDPLYEKLIAEGKPLPIYAQDSILRAPELPRAEDRKQLLALGKQVVEIMRSADPLPADQRDEHVRRELDRIDGGLKVREGAPALA, from the coding sequence ATGAGCGAAATCAAGCCGCTGAGCTTCCAGGGTTATAACGAGCGCGATGTGCCCGAGTCCGACGCCGAACTGACCAGCACCAATCCAGGTACGCCGATGGGCGAATTGCTGCGCCGACGTTGGCAGGCGGTCTGCTTGTCGGAAGAGCTGACTGACGTGCCGAAGGCGATCCGTATCATGGGCGAGGATCTTGTCGCCTTTCGTGACAAGAGTGGCGCAATCGGCGTCATGCATCGCCACTGTGCGCACCGTGGCGCGTCCCTCGAGTTCGGCATCATCGCTGAGCACGGCATCCGCTGCTGCTACCACGGTTGGCACTATGCCGTGGACGGTACGCTGCAGAATGCGCCTTGCGAGGCCGACCCCACGCGGCTGAAGCAGACCGTGAGCCAGGGCGCCTACCCGGCGTTCGAGCGCGACGGCTTGGTGTTCGCCTACATGGGACCTCCTGAGGAGAAGCCTCTGTTCCCCGAATTCGACACGTTCACTCAGCCCAAGGGCACGCGCATGGTGCCGTTCTCGAATATCTATCCCTGCAACTGGCTGCAGGTGTTCGAGAACATCATGGACCATATGCACACCGCAGTGCTGCACAACAAGATGGTGGCTGACGGCGTTGATGCCGCCACCGCAGACGGCGTCTCGCTCGAAGGCTTTGATGACATGCCGGTCATGCAGTGGGAAGCCACACGAAGCGGAAACGGCATCGTTTTCATCGCCACGCGCCGGCTGCCTGAAGACAAAGTGTGGGTGCGCATCACGGAGATGATCTTGCCCAACTTCCTGCAGATTGGCTCCCTGTTTCCGACAGCCGCGCGTGAACGCCACGGCACGGCTGGCTGTACACGTTGGAGCGTCCCCGTCGATGACACTCACATGGTCATCTTCGGCTACCGCCACTTCAACGACGTGGTAGATCCAGACGGGTTCGGCGACGTATCGCAGTGCGGCGTGGACAAGATCGATTTCCTGGTCGGTCAGGTCGGAAACCGACCGTACGAGGTTGCGCAACGCGCACCTGGTGATTGGGAAGCAATCTGCAGCCAGCGCCCGATCGCGGTGCACGCCAAGGAACACCCGGGTGGCTCCGACGTCGGTGTTTACATGCTGCGCAAGTTGCTGCGCGAGATGGTCCGCGGCAAGACCCAACCTGATCCGTTATACGAAAAGCTGATCGCCGAGGGCAAGCCCTTGCCGATCTATGCCCAAGACTCAATCCTACGCGCCCCCGAGCTCCCACGGGCCGAAGACCGCAAGCAGTTGCTGGCCTTGGGCAAGCAAGTGGTGGAAATCATGCGCTCGGCAGACCCTTTGCCCGCTGACCAGCGCGATGAGCACGTCCGGCGAGAGTTGGACCGCATCGACGGCGGCTTGAAGGTACGCGAAGGCGCGCCGGCCTTGGCCTGA
- a CDS encoding PDR/VanB family oxidoreductase, whose product MLTLRVRSVAYEAEGILSFELVDPAGGELPPVEAGAHLDVRVPAGLTRRYSLCDAPWQRDHWRIAVLDAPNGRGGSRAMHQQVRPGQLLDVTGPHNFFPLASSAKRSLLLAGGIGITPVLSMVEQLKRDGRDWELHYCTQTPDRTAFARRLRDDVGAGRVVMHHDGGDHRRGLDIAALLARFEPGTHLYYCGPAGFMNAVQAATAHWPKDNMHFEFFGAEPRAPAGAQAVAGDSGGQVVLQRSGRTLTVQPDQTILQALRAAGVDCPSSCESGMCGTCAVTYLGGAPVHNDYVLSDEDRAHTVLVCCAKVGAEPLVLNL is encoded by the coding sequence ATGTTGACCCTGCGCGTTCGATCAGTGGCCTACGAGGCCGAGGGCATCCTCTCCTTCGAGTTGGTCGATCCGGCTGGAGGCGAACTACCGCCTGTGGAGGCGGGCGCGCATTTGGATGTTCGCGTTCCCGCCGGCTTGACGCGTCGGTACTCGCTGTGCGATGCACCTTGGCAGCGTGACCACTGGCGCATCGCGGTGCTCGACGCCCCGAATGGTCGCGGCGGGTCGCGCGCGATGCACCAGCAGGTGCGTCCCGGTCAATTGCTGGATGTCACCGGTCCGCACAACTTCTTCCCACTCGCGTCTAGCGCCAAGCGCTCTCTGTTACTGGCTGGCGGCATCGGCATCACGCCGGTACTGAGCATGGTCGAGCAGCTCAAGCGCGACGGGCGCGACTGGGAACTGCATTACTGTACACAGACTCCCGATCGCACGGCATTTGCGCGGCGGCTGCGGGATGACGTCGGTGCCGGCCGTGTCGTCATGCATCACGACGGGGGCGACCATCGCCGTGGACTTGACATCGCTGCCCTGCTGGCGCGCTTCGAGCCCGGCACCCATCTGTACTATTGCGGACCGGCGGGATTCATGAACGCCGTGCAGGCGGCCACGGCGCACTGGCCCAAGGACAATATGCACTTCGAGTTCTTCGGCGCGGAGCCCAGAGCGCCGGCGGGTGCGCAGGCAGTGGCGGGCGATTCGGGCGGACAGGTCGTGCTGCAACGATCAGGACGCACGTTGACGGTTCAGCCGGACCAGACCATCTTGCAGGCGCTGCGCGCGGCTGGAGTGGACTGCCCCTCATCATGCGAGTCAGGCATGTGCGGTACTTGCGCCGTGACGTATCTCGGCGGCGCGCCGGTACACAACGACTATGTGCTCAGCGATGAGGACCGGGCACATACGGTACTCGTGTGCTGTGCCAAGGTTGGGGCCGAACCCTTGGTGCTGAACCTCTGA